In Candidatus Kaistella beijingensis, a genomic segment contains:
- a CDS encoding HAD family hydrolase, translating to MQQNSQIKNIIFDFGGVLMDWNPRYFFKDYFNDDEKMEFFLKNIATDEWNAEQDRGRTLAEGTEIQVAKFPQWEKELRAYYDNWTTMLRSDIPKNVEVLRKLEHSNYELFGLTNWSAETFPYALENYDFFKILDGKIVVSGTEKLIKPNPKIWEVLLERYHIKADESVFIDDNAKNIEVAKSLGFITVHITPETDLEKDLEDLGLKF from the coding sequence ATGCAGCAAAATTCACAGATAAAAAATATCATTTTCGATTTTGGTGGCGTCTTGATGGACTGGAATCCGCGGTATTTCTTCAAAGACTATTTTAATGATGATGAAAAGATGGAGTTTTTCCTGAAAAACATCGCAACCGACGAATGGAATGCCGAGCAAGACCGGGGTAGAACTTTAGCGGAAGGAACTGAAATACAGGTCGCAAAATTTCCTCAATGGGAAAAGGAATTGCGTGCTTATTACGACAATTGGACCACAATGCTTCGCTCCGATATTCCTAAAAATGTGGAGGTTTTGCGAAAACTGGAACATTCAAATTATGAGCTTTTCGGATTGACGAACTGGTCTGCAGAAACTTTTCCCTATGCTTTGGAAAATTACGATTTCTTCAAAATATTGGATGGGAAAATCGTGGTTTCAGGCACGGAGAAACTGATTAAACCAAACCCGAAAATTTGGGAAGTTTTGTTGGAGCGGTACCACATTAAAGCTGACGAATCTGTATTTATTGATGACAATGCTAAAAACATTGAAGTGGCGAAATCTTTAGGTTTCATTACGGTTCACATTACACCTGAAACTGATTTGGAAAAGGATTTGGAAGATTTGGGATTGAAATTTTAG
- the crcB gene encoding fluoride efflux transporter CrcB, protein MTKQLLYIFLGGGFGSVLRFLVSNFTQKLWNVNSFPMGTFIVNMVGCFLIGIFSTYFLKIDNYLKFLLITGFCGGFTTFSTFSAENISLWQNGNYGILISYILLSVVLGFFLVYLGINISKN, encoded by the coding sequence ATGACAAAACAATTATTATACATATTCCTGGGTGGCGGTTTTGGGAGCGTTTTGCGTTTTCTGGTTTCTAATTTTACCCAAAAATTATGGAACGTTAATTCATTTCCCATGGGAACATTCATTGTAAATATGGTCGGTTGTTTTCTGATCGGAATTTTTAGTACATATTTTCTGAAGATTGACAATTACTTAAAATTTCTTTTAATCACAGGATTTTGTGGAGGGTTTACAACATTCTCAACCTTTTCTGCGGAGAATATTTCACTTTGGCAGAACGGAAACTATGGTATCTTAATTTCTTACATTTTATTGAGTGTTGTTCTAGGTTTTTTCTTGGTTTATTTGGGCATAAACATCTCGAAAAATTAA
- the holA gene encoding DNA polymerase III subunit delta, with protein sequence MKELDLILKNIKNKELLPIYFFHGEEPYFMDVAVKSFENDVLEESEKDFGQTVVYGKDTNLEEIISLARQFPMFGELNLIIIKEAQDLVFSVTKKQEEAGKENPGVKALLNYIQNPTPTTVLVFAHKYKKIDTRQSLAKSLSKNKMLFLSEKMKDWDVPKWIDNEIRNLGIKAKPNIPTLLSEYLGTDLSRISNELNKLKIILKEGEVLDEKIIETNIGISKDFNVFELIKALGKKDEAKAFKIAHFIGKTPKQNPFVMMIGNLYNFFSNLVIYHTMNGQNAQTIASTMGINPYFIKDFAEAARYYNLKHCTRIISILREIDLKNKGLGAINMDESELLKEMVYKILNVDQFKVKL encoded by the coding sequence ATGAAAGAGTTAGATTTAATCCTCAAAAATATTAAAAATAAGGAGTTATTGCCGATTTATTTTTTCCACGGTGAAGAACCCTATTTCATGGATGTGGCGGTGAAATCCTTTGAAAATGATGTATTGGAGGAAAGCGAAAAAGATTTTGGGCAAACAGTGGTTTATGGAAAAGACACGAACTTGGAGGAAATCATTTCATTGGCTCGACAGTTTCCAATGTTTGGTGAGTTAAATTTAATTATAATTAAAGAAGCTCAGGATTTAGTTTTTAGCGTCACGAAGAAACAGGAAGAAGCAGGAAAAGAAAATCCAGGAGTAAAAGCACTTTTGAATTATATTCAGAATCCAACTCCCACAACAGTTTTGGTTTTTGCTCATAAGTACAAAAAAATTGATACCAGACAAAGCTTAGCAAAAAGTTTGTCTAAAAATAAAATGCTTTTTCTTAGCGAAAAAATGAAGGATTGGGATGTCCCGAAATGGATTGATAATGAAATCAGAAATCTCGGCATCAAAGCAAAACCTAATATTCCTACGTTGCTTTCAGAATATTTGGGAACCGACCTTTCAAGGATTTCCAACGAGTTGAACAAGCTCAAAATTATTTTGAAGGAGGGTGAAGTTCTTGACGAAAAAATTATTGAAACCAATATCGGAATCAGCAAGGATTTTAATGTGTTTGAACTGATCAAAGCACTGGGAAAAAAGGATGAGGCAAAAGCATTCAAAATCGCTCATTTTATCGGAAAAACTCCGAAGCAGAATCCGTTTGTGATGATGATTGGGAATCTTTATAACTTCTTTTCGAACTTGGTTATTTACCATACGATGAATGGTCAAAATGCGCAAACCATCGCTTCAACAATGGGAATAAATCCTTATTTCATCAAAGATTTTGCGGAAGCGGCGCGATATTACAATTTGAAACATTGCACCCGAATTATCTCGATTTTACGTGAAATCGATTTGAAAAACAAAGGTTTAGGCGCCATCAACATGGATGAAAGCGAACTGTTGAAGGAAATGGTATACAAAATTTTGAATGTGGATCAATTTAAGGTGAAGCTTTGA
- a CDS encoding type I restriction enzyme HsdR N-terminal domain-containing protein translates to MQLPKLNFEDNFDFKIKTDKDRFFIYDLVRKTWLQLTPEEWVRQHWVHYFHHKKGKNLSSLILEKKIELNETTKRIDLLVTEKTFPKILVECKAPNIKLTEKTFEQIARYNSVIGAEEIILSNGLQHIFAKFSENHYVFSPFAY, encoded by the coding sequence ATGCAACTTCCAAAACTGAACTTTGAGGATAACTTTGATTTTAAGATCAAGACAGACAAAGATAGGTTTTTTATTTATGATTTGGTGCGAAAAACGTGGCTCCAACTCACTCCCGAAGAATGGGTGCGACAACATTGGGTTCATTATTTCCACCATAAAAAGGGGAAGAATTTGTCGTCATTAATTCTAGAAAAAAAAATAGAACTGAACGAAACAACAAAGAGAATTGATTTATTGGTCACGGAAAAAACCTTCCCGAAAATTTTGGTCGAATGTAAAGCTCCAAACATCAAACTCACCGAAAAAACTTTTGAGCAAATCGCAAGATACAACTCGGTAATCGGGGCGGAAGAAATTATTTTGAGCAATGGTCTGCAGCACATTTTTGCTAAATTTTCTGAAAATCATTACGTTTTTTCGCCTTTTGCATATTAA
- the trxB gene encoding thioredoxin-disulfide reductase, translating into MEQNILDCVIIGSGPSGFTAAIYAARADLKPELYTGLEPGGQLTTTTEVDNFPGYPDGITGPQMMLDLQKQAERFETKVHYEMITKAEFSTEVGGIHKLWAGNKEILAKSVIISTGATAKYLGLDDEKKYAGGGVSACATCDGFFYKGKDVVVVGAGDTAAEEATYLAKLCNKVTMLVRKDHFRASKAMIHRVNNTPNIEVKFNHELIGIEGENSLVERAVVINNQTQETAKIDVHGIFIAIGHKPNTDIFKGQINLDENGYIKTVPGSTKTNLPGVFAAGDVQDHIYRQAITAAGSGCMSAMDAEKYLAELE; encoded by the coding sequence ATGGAACAAAATATTTTAGACTGCGTCATTATTGGTTCCGGACCTTCCGGATTTACAGCGGCTATTTATGCAGCAAGAGCAGATTTAAAGCCAGAGCTTTACACAGGTCTTGAACCTGGAGGACAATTAACTACAACAACCGAAGTGGATAATTTCCCTGGTTATCCCGACGGAATTACAGGCCCTCAAATGATGCTGGATTTGCAAAAGCAAGCCGAAAGATTCGAAACCAAAGTTCATTACGAAATGATTACCAAAGCCGAATTTTCTACTGAAGTTGGTGGAATTCATAAACTTTGGGCAGGAAATAAAGAAATTTTGGCAAAGTCTGTAATCATTTCAACCGGTGCGACTGCAAAATATTTAGGTTTGGATGACGAGAAAAAATATGCTGGAGGTGGGGTTTCTGCGTGTGCAACTTGCGACGGGTTTTTCTACAAAGGAAAAGATGTGGTTGTAGTTGGAGCCGGAGACACTGCTGCCGAAGAAGCAACTTATTTGGCAAAACTTTGTAATAAAGTAACAATGTTGGTTAGAAAAGACCATTTCAGAGCTTCTAAAGCCATGATTCATAGAGTGAACAATACACCGAATATCGAAGTGAAATTCAACCACGAACTTATCGGGATTGAAGGGGAGAATTCTTTAGTAGAAAGAGCGGTTGTCATCAATAATCAAACCCAGGAAACTGCTAAAATAGACGTTCATGGAATTTTCATCGCAATCGGACACAAACCCAATACGGACATCTTCAAAGGTCAAATTAATTTGGATGAAAACGGCTATATCAAAACTGTTCCTGGCTCAACCAAAACCAATTTACCGGGTGTTTTTGCAGCGGGTGATGTTCAGGACCATATTTATCGACAAGCAATTACCGCAGCAGGAAGCGGTTGTATGTCGGCAATGGATGCAGAAAAATATTTGGCAGAATTAGAGTAA
- a CDS encoding Na+/H+ antiporter NhaC family protein, which produces MLKLNHPLISISPLLIFVLVFLGFGIYNDDFYALPSPIAALIGITAAFILLKGKINEKIDTFLKGCGDGKILTMCIIYLLAGAFATVTKATGSVESIVNLGLNYISPAYFPVGVFVISSFLSFASGTSVGSIVTLGPIVIALAEKSESPLGLIGASLLSGAMFGDNLSIISDTTIAATQSLGCQMKDKFRFNSKLAFPAALVTILILIVLGFNQEGTAVISGNKEFNLVLILPYLLVIALSLVGLNVFVVLFAGLIFAGLLGFGYGSFDFIGFAKKTYEGFTSMTEIFLLSLLTGGLAAMVEKAGGISFVIKNISKIINSKKTALLGIGGLVSVANLCVANNTISIIISGKVAKEINDKYGLEPQQSASVLDIFSCYVQGLIPYGAQILILISLSSFKMDYVELVQYSFYLHILLLFTLTSILFGKK; this is translated from the coding sequence ATGTTAAAACTCAACCACCCACTTATTTCCATATCTCCTTTGCTAATTTTTGTGCTGGTATTTTTGGGATTCGGAATTTACAATGATGATTTTTACGCGCTACCCTCTCCTATCGCTGCTTTGATCGGAATTACCGCTGCTTTTATCCTTCTAAAAGGAAAAATCAACGAAAAAATTGATACTTTCTTGAAAGGTTGCGGCGACGGAAAAATCCTCACGATGTGTATTATTTACCTTTTGGCAGGTGCTTTCGCAACGGTAACCAAAGCGACAGGTAGTGTAGAATCCATCGTAAATCTGGGATTAAATTATATTTCTCCAGCCTATTTTCCCGTGGGGGTTTTCGTGATCTCATCATTTCTTTCCTTCGCCTCCGGAACATCGGTGGGATCTATCGTTACGCTGGGTCCGATTGTGATTGCATTGGCTGAAAAAAGTGAGTCTCCGCTGGGATTAATAGGCGCATCGTTGCTTTCCGGAGCGATGTTTGGAGATAATCTTTCGATTATTTCGGACACTACCATTGCTGCGACCCAAAGTTTAGGCTGCCAGATGAAAGATAAGTTTCGTTTCAATTCCAAGTTAGCATTTCCCGCTGCGTTGGTAACGATTTTAATTTTAATTGTATTGGGATTCAACCAGGAAGGTACAGCAGTCATTAGCGGAAACAAAGAATTCAATTTGGTTTTAATTTTACCTTATCTGCTGGTTATTGCGCTATCATTAGTTGGTTTAAATGTTTTCGTTGTATTATTCGCCGGACTAATTTTCGCCGGATTACTGGGATTTGGTTATGGCAGTTTCGATTTTATCGGTTTTGCCAAAAAAACCTATGAAGGATTTACCAGCATGACGGAGATTTTTCTTCTTTCACTTCTCACAGGAGGTTTGGCAGCAATGGTAGAAAAAGCCGGCGGAATTTCTTTCGTTATTAAAAACATCAGCAAAATCATCAATTCCAAAAAAACAGCACTTTTGGGAATTGGCGGTTTGGTTTCGGTTGCCAATCTTTGCGTTGCCAACAACACCATTTCGATTATTATTTCGGGCAAAGTAGCCAAAGAAATTAATGATAAATACGGACTGGAACCACAGCAAAGTGCTTCAGTGCTTGATATATTTTCCTGTTATGTACAGGGTTTAATTCCTTACGGCGCACAGATCCTGATTCTCATTTCACTCAGCAGTTTTAAGATGGATTATGTCGAGCTCGTGCAATATTCATTTTACCTCCATATTCTTTTACTGTTCACACTGACCAGTATTCTGTTCGGCAAAAAATAA